The stretch of DNA GCTGCCCGCCTACCTCGACTCGGTGCACCAGCTGTACGCGAAGGTGCTGACCGTTCCGGCGCCGGTGATCGTCGCCGTCAACGGTCACGCGTTCGGTGCGGGCGCGATGCTCGCACTGTGTGCGGACCACCGCGTCATGCGCTCGGACCGCGGGTTCTTCTCGCTGCCCGAGGCCGCACTGAACATGCCGTTCACCCGTGGCATGGCCGCACTCGTGCGCACCCGCATGCCCGACGCCTCTGCGACGGAGGCCATGCTCACCTCCCGTCGTTACGGCGGCGCCGACGCGGTGGCCGCGGGCATCGTCGACGAGGCCGTGGCCGCCGACGCGCTGCTCGAGCGGGCCCGCGACGTGGCTCGTGAACGTGCGTCGCTGGTCGGCGACAACCAGGCCGCGATCAAGCGCGGACTGCGTCTGCCCCTGCTGGAGGACTTGAACACGCCGACTCCGGTCACACTTCTCTGATGCTGCCCGTCATCGCCGAGTGGCTCGAGGCGAACACCGATCGCGTCATCGGCTGGCGACGGGAACTGCACGCGTTCCCCGAACTGTCGAAGGCGGAGACCAAGACGACGGCGACCGTCGTTCGCATCCTCACCGAGGCGGGGCTGTCGCCGCAGGTGCTGCCGAAGGGCACCGGCGTGGTGTGCGATCTCGGGCCGACCGACAAGCCGCGGATCGGTCTGCGGGCCGACCTCGACGGACTCCCGGTGCCCGAGCAGACGGGGCTGCCGTTCGCCTCGCGCAACGAGGGCGTCTCTCACTCGTGCGGCCACGACGCGCATTCGGCGATCCTGCTCGGGGTCGGGACGATGCTCGCCGAGATCGATCGGGACCAGGGGCTGCCGGTCGGTGTGCGCCTGCTGTTCCAGGCGGCCGAAGAGGTCATGCCCGGCGGCGCCCTGGACGCGATCGACGCGGGCGTCACCGACGGCCTGAATCGGATCTTCGCGCTGCACTGCGAGCCCCATCTGCGGGCAGGCACCGTCGGCCTGCGCGTGGGGCCGCTGACGTCGGCGGCCGACCGCGTCGAAGTGCACCTGCACGGTCCGGGCGGGCACAGCTCGCGACCGCATCTGACCAGTGACCTCGTGTATGCGATGGGTGCGATCGTCACCGGGCTGCCCGGCATCCTGTCCCGTCGGATCGACCCGCGGTCGGGGACCGTCGCGACCTGGGGAGCCATCCACTCCGGTGACGCACCGAACGCCATCCCGCAGGAGGGACGCATGCGCGGCACCGTCCGCACCGGCGACCATGAGACGTGGCAGCAGCTGGAACCGTTGGTGCGCAGCGTGATCGGCGAGATCGCCGCACCGCTCGGTGTCTCGGCCGACATCACCTACTTTCGCGGTGTGCCGCCGGTGGTCAACGACGCCGACTCCATCGCGATGCTGCGCCGCAGCGTCGAGGCCCTCGGCCCGGGCTCGGAGGTCGACACCCCGCAGTCGGCGGGCGGCGAGGACTTCGCCTGGTACCTCGAGCGCGTCCCGGGCGCGATGGCGCGGTTGGGCGTGTGGAGCGGCGAGGGGCCGATGTGCGATCTCCACCAGCCCAACTTCGACATCGACGAGCGGGCGCTGAACACCGGCATCGCCACACTCGCCGGAGTGGTCCTCGATTCCTGACACCGTCGACGGCCCAGCGGTCCGGACCCTGCTCCCACTGGTAGAGGACCTGCCTGCAGGTCGGTCGCAGCACCCGATGGCCCGGGGGCGTTCGCGGTGAGATCGCGGAGTCGGTCGCACTCGTACGCCGTCGATCCACACCTGGGGAGTGATCTGCGGGTTCGGCGTCGCCAGCCGACGACGGATCTGCCCGCCCGATCAGTCGTCGTCGAGCGGGGCGTCCGGGCCCGGTCCCACGTTGCGGGCCTCGTGCAGGCGCAGGCGTTCGACGTAGTCGGCCGGTGCGCCCGCCACCTCGGCGGCGTCTGCCATCACGCCCAGATAGCGAGCCGACGGCAGACCGCCCTCATAGCCGTCGATGACGTACAGCCAGGCGAGGACCGGGCCGTCGGCGGTGTCGACCCGTGCGCGGACCTTGCGATGCACGCCGAGATCGGTGCCCTCCCACTGATCGAGGTTCTTCTCGTCCTCGGGCGGCACGTCGTACAGCACCACGAAGACGCAGGCGGACGGGTCGTCGCGATCCTCGGTGACCGTCGCGAGCGAACCCTCCCAGCCGATGTCGTCGCCGGCGAAGGTCAACCGCCATCCGTTCAGCCACCCCGTGGACGACATGGGGGAGTGCGGTGCCCGCTGCAACATCTGCGCGGGATCCATGTTCGAAGCGTAGGCGGCGTAGATCGGCACGCGACCAAGCCTATGCGCTCACGCGATGCGGCGGAACCGTGACCCGGCTAAGTTTGTATGGTCAGCCCCCGAACTCGTCAGTAACAGGAGAGTGCCACTGTGTCCAGAATCGTCATCATCGGCGGAGGTCCGGCCGGGTACGAAGCGGCCCTCGCGGGGGCGGCCTACGGTGCCGACATCACGATGATCGATTCGGACGGACCGGGCGGTGCCTGTGTGCTGTGGGACTGCGTGCCGTCGAAGACCTTCATCGCCTCGACCGGTATCCGCACCGACGTCCGTCGCGCGCGCGACCTCGGCGTGCAGGTACAGGTCGACGCCTCGCACATCGACCTTCCGCGCATCCACCAGCGGGTCAAGGATCTCGCGTTCGCGCAGTCGGCCGACATCCGCGCGCGGCTGACCACCGAGGGCGTCAAGATCGTCGCGGGCCGCGCGCGACTCGCGCAGACCCAGCCGGGCGTCGGCGCGCACACCGTGGTCGCGACGCTGACCGACGGCAGCGAGCAGGAGTTCGAAGGAGACGTCGTCCTGATCTCGACCGGTGCGTCGCCCCGCGTGCTCCCGACCGCCGTGCCCGACGGCGAGCGCATCCTGAACTGGCGCCAGCTCTACGACCTCGAGGTGCTGCCCGAGCACCTCATCATCGTCGGCTCGGGCGTCACCGGCGCCGAGTTCGCGCACGCCTACACCGAACTGGGCGTCCAGGTGACCCTCGTGTCCAGCCGCGACCGCGTGCTGCCCCACGAGGACGAGGACGCCGCCCTCGTCCTGGAGGACGCGTTCTCCGAACGAGGTGTGACGCTGATCAAACATGCGCGCGCCGACCGGGTGACACGTGACGAGACCTCGGCGACCGTGCATCTGGCCGACGGTACGACGGTGACCGGCTCACATGTGCTGATGACGGTCGGATCGGTGCCGAACACCGACGGACTCGGCCTCGACGACGCCGGAGTCGCGACCGATCGCAACGGCTACGTCACCGTCGACCGGGTCAGCCGCACCTCGGTGCCGGGCGTCTACGCCGCGGGCGACTGCACCGGACTCCTTCCGCTGGCGTCGGTCGCGGCCATGCAGGGGCGGATCGCGATGTACCACTCGCTCGGCGAGGGCGTGAGTCCGCTGCGGCTCAAGACCGTCGCGTCGGCCATCTTCACCCGGCCGGAGATCGCGAACGTCGGCGTCTCGCAGAAGGCGATCGATGCGGGCGAGTACCCGGCGCGCACCGTGATGCTGCCGCTCAAGACGAATCCGCGCGCCAAGATGAGCGGTCTGCGACGAGGCTTCGTGAAGATCTTCTGCCGCCCGGCGACCGGTGTGGTGATCGGCGGCGTCGTCGTCGCGCCGAACGCGTCGGAGCTGATCCTGCCGATCGCGCTGGCCGTGGAGAACAAGCTGCAGGTGTCCGAGGTGGCCAACACGTTCTCCGTGTACCCGTCGCTGTCCGGATCGATCGCCGAGGCCGCGCGCCAGCTCGTGCGGCACGACGACCTGGACTGATCTCCGCGAGTTGCCCGGAGCGGGGTTATTCTAATATTCTTTGGAATATGGCTTCCTGGGGTGATCTTGCGGCGCGTGAGCACCGCTCGTCGGTGATCGTGCTGGCGGGCGGCGTCGCGCTCTATGCGATCAACGTCTATCTGACCACGTCGCTGCTGCCGAACGCGGTGGCCGACATCGGTGGCGAAGAGCTCTATTCGTGGACGATGACGGTGTTCCTCGTCGCGTCCGTGATCTCGTCGATGCTGGTGAGCCGCACGCTCGCTCGGTTCGGCGCGCGCTGGGCGTACGCGGTGAGTTTCACGGGCTTCGCGCTCGGCACGGTGATCGCGGGCGTGGCCCCGACGATGATCGTGATGCTGGTCGGTCGCGCCGTACAGGGTTTCGCCGGCGGCGTGCTCGTGGGACTGGGCTTCGCCGTCGTCCGGACCGTGTTGCCGGCGAACCTGTGGCAACGCGCGATCGCACTGATGTCGGCCATGTGGGGTGTCGGCAACGTGGTCGGCCCGATCGTGGGCGGCCTGTTCGCGCAGTTCGGCATCTGGCGCGGCGCGTTCGCTCTGCTCGCGGTGATCGCCGCCGGTCTGGTGGCGCTGACGTTCCGGGCTCTGCCCGCGGGGGCGGGCGCGGCGGGGGCCGCCGATCCGATTCCGTGGGCGTCGCTGTTCCTGCTGACCGCGGCGGCCGCGGCGGTGTCGATCGCATCGATCGTGGACGGGACGGCGACGATCGTCCTCCTGGTGGTCGCGGTGGCGATCGGCGGCGCATTCGTGCTGTGGGAGCGGATCGCGTCGTCGCGCGTCCTGCCCGAGATGACCTACCGCGGACGGTCGCCGCTCCGGTGGATCTACCTCGCGATCGTCGTCCTCGCGGTGGTCTCGACGATCGAGATGTTCATTCCGCTGTTCGGGCAGCGGCTCGGCGGTCTCGGACCGCTCGCGGCCGGTCTGCTCGGCGCCGCGATCTCGTGGGGCTGGACCGTGGGAACGTTGTCGAGCAGCGGTGCCGAGACCGATCGGATGCGCCGCGCGGTGCGAGTGGCCGGGCCGCTGATCCTGGCCGCGGGACTCGCGGCCTACGGCCTGCTGCAGGTGGACGATCCGTCGGGCTGGGTGATCGCGGGCTGGTATCTGACCCTGCTGGTCGCCGGAACCGGCATCGGCATGGCGATCTCGCACTGGTTCACCGCGGGCATGCGGGTGAGCACCGACGACGCCGAGGCCGCCCAGGCCTCGGCCGGACTCAACACCAGCCAACTGATCGCGAACGCCTTCGGTTCGGCGTTGGCCGGCGTGTTGGTGGCGCTCGGCGGTCCGAGCACCGTGGGCTCGGCGCGCGTGCTGACCTTCGGGTTCGTGATCATCGCGCTGCTCGGGGTGCTGATCGCCTTTCGTGAGTTCGCCGCGGCCCGGGGATGGCGGAACGCCGAGACTGCGGAACGGGCCGTGTTGTGACATCGGGCGACGTGTACTCGCAGCTGGCGCGGATCGGAAAGGCGCTGTCGAATCCGCTGCGACTGCGGATCCTCGATCGTCTGGAGACGGGGGAGCACACCGTCGACGAGCTCGCCGAGGCCACCGGGATCCCGGTCAAGAACACGTCCGCGCAGCTGCAGCAGCTGCGCGCGGCGCAGTTGGTGATCGCCCGCCGCGACGGTGTGCGCATCCACTATCGGATCGCCGGCCCCGCGACCTCGACGTTTCTCGGTGCGTTCAGCGAGTACGCGCGTGTGTCGCTGGCCGATCTGCGCGATCAGCTCGCCGCCCTCGACGCTGAGCGGTCCGCGCTGGAACCGGTCGGGGTCGACGAACTCGCGCGGCGACTGGACGACGTCGTGCTGGTGGACGTGCGGTCGGCGGACGACTTCGCGCGCGGGCACATCGCCGGGGCGATATCGATTCCGGTCGCGCAGCTGCACGATCGGATCGCCGAGGTACCGGCGTCGGGCGATGTCGTCGCGTACTGTGCGGGGCCGTACTGTGTGGCCTCAGCCGACGCCGTCGGTGTGCTGACCGCCTCGGGTCGCGCCGCGCGTCGCGTCGACGGGGGAGTCACCGCGTGGGTCCGGTCCGGGCATCCGCTCGAGACCTGATTCAGGCGGCGAGGAATCCGTCGATCTGGTTGATCGCGCCGGACGCCCCTTCGATGGCGCCCATGTCGAGGACCTTCTGCAGTGCCTCGGCAGTGGCGTACTTGGACACGTACGCCGCGCGCGTGCCGGAATCGATCGCGGTGAACGTGTACTCG from Gordonia humi encodes:
- a CDS encoding NAD(P)H-quinone dehydrogenase, producing MSRIVIIGGGPAGYEAALAGAAYGADITMIDSDGPGGACVLWDCVPSKTFIASTGIRTDVRRARDLGVQVQVDASHIDLPRIHQRVKDLAFAQSADIRARLTTEGVKIVAGRARLAQTQPGVGAHTVVATLTDGSEQEFEGDVVLISTGASPRVLPTAVPDGERILNWRQLYDLEVLPEHLIIVGSGVTGAEFAHAYTELGVQVTLVSSRDRVLPHEDEDAALVLEDAFSERGVTLIKHARADRVTRDETSATVHLADGTTVTGSHVLMTVGSVPNTDGLGLDDAGVATDRNGYVTVDRVSRTSVPGVYAAGDCTGLLPLASVAAMQGRIAMYHSLGEGVSPLRLKTVASAIFTRPEIANVGVSQKAIDAGEYPARTVMLPLKTNPRAKMSGLRRGFVKIFCRPATGVVIGGVVVAPNASELILPIALAVENKLQVSEVANTFSVYPSLSGSIAEAARQLVRHDDLD
- a CDS encoding gamma-glutamylcyclotransferase, which produces MPIYAAYASNMDPAQMLQRAPHSPMSSTGWLNGWRLTFAGDDIGWEGSLATVTEDRDDPSACVFVVLYDVPPEDEKNLDQWEGTDLGVHRKVRARVDTADGPVLAWLYVIDGYEGGLPSARYLGVMADAAEVAGAPADYVERLRLHEARNVGPGPDAPLDDD
- a CDS encoding enoyl-CoA hydratase/isomerase family protein is translated as MPYLKLTDDAAELYLGTEGVELDEANPENRFQQAWLEQVTGLIDEAIAARKPLIVSATGKFFSNGLDTDYVFANAGALPAYLDSVHQLYAKVLTVPAPVIVAVNGHAFGAGAMLALCADHRVMRSDRGFFSLPEAALNMPFTRGMAALVRTRMPDASATEAMLTSRRYGGADAVAAGIVDEAVAADALLERARDVARERASLVGDNQAAIKRGLRLPLLEDLNTPTPVTLL
- a CDS encoding MFS transporter; protein product: MASWGDLAAREHRSSVIVLAGGVALYAINVYLTTSLLPNAVADIGGEELYSWTMTVFLVASVISSMLVSRTLARFGARWAYAVSFTGFALGTVIAGVAPTMIVMLVGRAVQGFAGGVLVGLGFAVVRTVLPANLWQRAIALMSAMWGVGNVVGPIVGGLFAQFGIWRGAFALLAVIAAGLVALTFRALPAGAGAAGAADPIPWASLFLLTAAAAAVSIASIVDGTATIVLLVVAVAIGGAFVLWERIASSRVLPEMTYRGRSPLRWIYLAIVVLAVVSTIEMFIPLFGQRLGGLGPLAAGLLGAAISWGWTVGTLSSSGAETDRMRRAVRVAGPLILAAGLAAYGLLQVDDPSGWVIAGWYLTLLVAGTGIGMAISHWFTAGMRVSTDDAEAAQASAGLNTSQLIANAFGSALAGVLVALGGPSTVGSARVLTFGFVIIALLGVLIAFREFAAARGWRNAETAERAVL
- a CDS encoding amidohydrolase, whose product is MLPVIAEWLEANTDRVIGWRRELHAFPELSKAETKTTATVVRILTEAGLSPQVLPKGTGVVCDLGPTDKPRIGLRADLDGLPVPEQTGLPFASRNEGVSHSCGHDAHSAILLGVGTMLAEIDRDQGLPVGVRLLFQAAEEVMPGGALDAIDAGVTDGLNRIFALHCEPHLRAGTVGLRVGPLTSAADRVEVHLHGPGGHSSRPHLTSDLVYAMGAIVTGLPGILSRRIDPRSGTVATWGAIHSGDAPNAIPQEGRMRGTVRTGDHETWQQLEPLVRSVIGEIAAPLGVSADITYFRGVPPVVNDADSIAMLRRSVEALGPGSEVDTPQSAGGEDFAWYLERVPGAMARLGVWSGEGPMCDLHQPNFDIDERALNTGIATLAGVVLDS
- a CDS encoding metalloregulator ArsR/SmtB family transcription factor, with the translated sequence MTSGDVYSQLARIGKALSNPLRLRILDRLETGEHTVDELAEATGIPVKNTSAQLQQLRAAQLVIARRDGVRIHYRIAGPATSTFLGAFSEYARVSLADLRDQLAALDAERSALEPVGVDELARRLDDVVLVDVRSADDFARGHIAGAISIPVAQLHDRIAEVPASGDVVAYCAGPYCVASADAVGVLTASGRAARRVDGGVTAWVRSGHPLET